One part of the Xylanimonas allomyrinae genome encodes these proteins:
- a CDS encoding M23 family metallopeptidase produces MARTLAAGALALLVVAPVVAVLGVAGLAAHAFADDCASGPTRVGTIPDGFIGHQADGTAVRLTRSQLGHAATIIDVGSRIPNVEHEGVIVALTAALTESRLHNLANPSAYPESTRFANDGIGSDHDSLGLFQMRPVAGWGTVAQLMDPTYQAEAFYGGTGGPNHGSPRGLLDIPGWSELEPGAAAQAVEVSAHPDRYTAWVPVAEQVVAALTHAAPLVEPVETTSPDAGSPGMASAGSATATVVFPLPQSTWTRTSGYGTRTNPVLHVVRLHAGVDLAAVAGTPVLATADGRVVVAEHSGGLGNHVAVEHTIDGTRVVSVYGHLLADSAAVTVGADVVAGQVIGHVGSTGNSTGPHLHFEIRPGGVDQPAIDPTAWLNAAMAGGQIDLGDVIDRPPACTKGATGP; encoded by the coding sequence GTGGCACGCACACTCGCAGCCGGAGCCCTCGCTCTCCTCGTCGTCGCACCCGTGGTCGCGGTGCTGGGGGTCGCGGGCCTGGCCGCACACGCCTTCGCCGACGACTGCGCCTCAGGGCCGACCCGGGTCGGTACGATCCCCGACGGCTTCATCGGACACCAGGCCGACGGCACCGCCGTCCGCCTCACCCGCTCTCAGCTCGGGCATGCCGCGACGATCATCGACGTCGGCTCGCGCATCCCAAACGTCGAGCATGAGGGCGTGATCGTCGCGCTGACCGCAGCGCTCACGGAGTCGAGGCTGCACAACCTCGCCAACCCCAGCGCCTACCCCGAGTCCACCCGGTTCGCGAACGACGGCATCGGCTCCGACCACGACTCTCTGGGCCTGTTCCAGATGCGCCCCGTAGCCGGGTGGGGAACCGTCGCGCAGCTCATGGACCCGACCTACCAGGCCGAGGCGTTCTACGGCGGGACCGGTGGCCCGAACCACGGATCGCCGCGCGGGCTGCTCGACATCCCCGGCTGGTCCGAACTTGAACCCGGCGCCGCCGCGCAGGCCGTCGAGGTCTCCGCCCACCCGGACCGCTACACCGCATGGGTCCCGGTCGCCGAACAGGTGGTGGCCGCACTCACCCACGCTGCTCCGCTGGTTGAGCCTGTCGAAACCACTTCACCGGATGCCGGGAGTCCAGGGATGGCTTCAGCGGGCTCGGCCACCGCGACGGTCGTGTTCCCGCTCCCCCAGAGCACCTGGACGCGGACCAGCGGCTACGGCACCCGCACCAACCCCGTGCTCCATGTCGTGCGGCTCCACGCCGGGGTCGACCTCGCGGCGGTGGCGGGAACGCCCGTCCTGGCGACGGCCGACGGTCGCGTCGTCGTCGCGGAGCACTCCGGCGGCCTCGGCAACCACGTCGCCGTCGAGCACACGATCGACGGGACCCGGGTCGTGTCCGTGTACGGGCACCTGCTCGCCGACTCGGCCGCCGTGACCGTCGGCGCCGACGTCGTCGCGGGACAGGTCATCGGGCACGTCGGCTCGACGGGCAACTCCACCGGCCCGCATCTGCACTTCGAGATCCGCCCCGGCGGCGTGGACCAGCCCGCCATCGACCCCACGGCCTGGCTCAACGCCGCGATGGCGGGCGGCCAGATCGACCTCGGCGACGTCATCGACCGGCCGCCCGCCTGCACGAAAGGGGCCACGGGCCCATGA
- a CDS encoding type II secretion system F family protein → MSAGLLVFMVSGALIGLALFVLLMAVLPAQHVDLADAVARIGHRQPTSHRDTTAEDRSAKDRLGNWAMKTLPAAAWVRTPRRELALLQMPLERFYGEKVTLAAIGVVAPPVLVTFFRSIGLGIPYQVTPLLSLGLGAFLFFYPNLDAVDQAKKARAEFRRALGAYVDLVALERLNGAGTLQAMESAADIGGSWVFRRLSEDLGRSRWSGVPPWDSLESLADDLGLPELDDFADIMRLSGEQSTAVYGHLRARAESMRSALLADELAQANAVGERLQIPGALLGVIFMALVIAPSLLSMALRT, encoded by the coding sequence ATGAGCGCCGGTCTGCTCGTCTTCATGGTGAGCGGCGCACTCATCGGGCTCGCGCTCTTCGTGCTCCTCATGGCGGTGCTTCCCGCTCAGCACGTCGACCTCGCCGACGCCGTCGCGCGCATCGGTCACCGGCAGCCGACGTCTCACCGGGACACAACGGCGGAGGACCGCAGTGCGAAGGACCGGCTCGGCAACTGGGCGATGAAGACCCTCCCCGCCGCCGCGTGGGTGCGCACACCGCGTCGCGAGCTCGCCCTGCTGCAGATGCCGCTCGAACGGTTCTACGGCGAGAAGGTCACCCTCGCGGCCATCGGTGTCGTCGCCCCTCCCGTCCTCGTGACGTTCTTCCGGTCCATCGGGCTCGGCATCCCATACCAGGTCACGCCCCTGCTCTCCCTGGGTCTGGGAGCCTTCCTGTTCTTCTACCCGAACCTCGACGCCGTCGACCAGGCGAAGAAGGCGCGCGCGGAGTTCCGCCGCGCCCTGGGCGCCTACGTCGACCTCGTCGCACTCGAACGGCTCAACGGCGCGGGGACGCTCCAGGCGATGGAGTCGGCCGCCGACATCGGCGGATCGTGGGTGTTCCGGCGATTGTCGGAGGACCTCGGCCGGTCGCGCTGGTCGGGTGTCCCACCGTGGGACTCGCTCGAGTCCCTGGCGGACGACCTCGGCTTACCGGAGCTCGACGACTTCGCCGACATCATGCGGCTCTCAGGCGAGCAGTCCACCGCCGTCTACGGCCACCTGCGCGCCCGTGCCGAGTCCATGCGCTCCGCGCTTCTCGCGGACGAGCTCGCGCAGGCCAACGCCGTGGGCGAGCGCCTCCAGATCCCCGGCGCCCTGCTCGGCGTCATCTTCATGGCCCTGGTCATCGCCCCCTCCCTGCTGAGCATGGCGCTGCGCACCTGA
- a CDS encoding bifunctional DNA primase/polymerase codes for MDETRPTQTGAVAAFRAADRAPSLADSALAYARSGIPVFPCVPGCKPPLTGAGYRSATTDVARVEAWWRARPDANIGIPTGAVSGLDVVDIDIHGGASGRPTFERARDAHLVDGWAWSVQTPSGGLHVYYPHDRAVAQRCWTTSSHVDFRGDGGYVIAPPSRIVFDRTHSAAYVLGAVSTEPAHAIDATALRRFIDPPRPPRPTPGLIPGRGGSIDRLVDWVGRRGPGTRNSGLFWAACEMARHGYTHDVALSSLGPAALKAGLDEREIRVTVGSAYDRQPPLTSSQPPARPSAREGVSL; via the coding sequence ATGGATGAGACGAGACCCACGCAAACGGGCGCTGTCGCGGCGTTCCGGGCAGCGGACCGTGCGCCCTCTCTGGCTGATTCCGCGCTGGCCTATGCCCGGTCTGGCATCCCGGTCTTCCCCTGTGTCCCCGGCTGCAAGCCGCCGCTGACCGGAGCCGGCTACAGATCCGCGACGACAGACGTCGCCCGCGTCGAGGCGTGGTGGCGTGCCCGCCCCGACGCGAACATTGGCATCCCGACAGGCGCCGTCTCGGGCCTCGACGTCGTCGATATCGACATCCACGGCGGCGCCTCGGGCCGCCCCACCTTCGAGCGTGCTCGTGACGCGCACCTCGTCGACGGGTGGGCGTGGTCGGTGCAGACACCGTCGGGCGGGCTGCACGTCTACTACCCGCACGACCGGGCAGTGGCGCAACGCTGCTGGACGACGTCGTCGCACGTCGACTTCCGCGGCGACGGCGGGTACGTCATCGCCCCGCCGTCGCGCATCGTCTTCGACAGGACGCACTCGGCCGCCTACGTGCTGGGCGCGGTCTCGACCGAGCCGGCCCACGCAATCGACGCGACGGCGCTGCGACGTTTCATCGACCCGCCTCGACCACCACGACCGACGCCAGGGCTCATCCCGGGGCGCGGCGGCAGCATCGACCGCCTCGTCGACTGGGTGGGTCGCCGCGGCCCGGGCACCCGCAACTCGGGCCTCTTCTGGGCGGCGTGCGAGATGGCCCGCCACGGGTACACCCATGACGTCGCCTTGTCCTCGCTCGGCCCGGCCGCGCTCAAGGCCGGCCTCGACGAGCGCGAGATCCGGGTCACTGTCGGCTCGGCCTACGACCGCCAGCCACCGCTCACCTCGTCGCAGCCCCCTGCCCGGCCCAGCGCGCGCGAAGGAGTCTCGTTGTGA
- a CDS encoding type II secretion system F family protein: protein MRGVGLMVSGTLVGLSIAWLIFALRPEPDGGDRAARRPGRLSKVTRQTWILFGVGVLAGIVTWLLTGWMIAVVAVPVGVIGLPMLLTNTAASAQIARLEAMEEWTRSLAGVLTVGVGLEQALGATLRSVPPTIAPEVRRLVARLRARWNTEDALRAFADELDDATGDLIAANLILGARRRGAGLAAVLQALAESVAADVRARRQIEADRAKPRSTARWVTLISAGVLIAFTLSGKYVEPYSTAVGQVVLVVLLSAYVGTLIWMKRMAGGKPAPRFLTGGSR from the coding sequence ATGAGGGGCGTCGGGCTGATGGTCTCGGGCACGCTCGTCGGCCTGTCGATCGCGTGGCTCATCTTCGCGCTGCGACCAGAGCCCGACGGCGGCGACCGGGCCGCGCGAAGGCCTGGCCGGCTGAGCAAGGTCACTCGCCAGACGTGGATCCTGTTCGGCGTCGGCGTCCTCGCCGGCATCGTCACCTGGTTGCTCACCGGGTGGATGATCGCCGTGGTCGCCGTACCGGTCGGCGTCATCGGGCTGCCGATGCTCCTGACGAACACCGCGGCGAGCGCGCAGATCGCGCGGCTGGAGGCCATGGAGGAGTGGACGCGGTCCCTCGCCGGCGTGCTGACGGTCGGTGTCGGGCTGGAGCAGGCGCTCGGCGCGACCCTGCGGTCCGTCCCGCCGACGATCGCGCCCGAGGTCCGGCGTCTCGTCGCTCGGCTGCGCGCACGGTGGAACACCGAGGACGCGCTGCGCGCGTTCGCCGACGAGCTCGACGACGCGACCGGAGATCTCATCGCGGCCAACCTCATCCTCGGCGCACGACGGCGAGGCGCGGGCCTGGCGGCGGTGCTCCAGGCCCTGGCCGAGTCCGTCGCCGCGGACGTGCGGGCGCGACGGCAGATCGAGGCCGACCGCGCCAAGCCCAGGTCGACGGCGCGGTGGGTGACCCTCATCTCGGCCGGCGTCCTCATCGCCTTCACGCTCTCCGGGAAGTACGTCGAGCCGTACTCGACGGCGGTCGGACAGGTCGTCCTCGTCGTGCTGCTCAGCGCCTACGTCGGCACCTTGATCTGGATGAAGCGGATGGCCGGCGGCAAGCCCGCGCCGCGGTTCCTGACGGGGGGCTCGCGATGA
- a CDS encoding pilus assembly protein, translated as MTIPSQLRDDERGSVSAWAVLAAVGMVLLVGLVVDLGGQLTVQQHARAVAAQAARAGSERLDAPQAILGRSASVDVGAAKAAARGYLEAAGVSGTVTVRDGTTVTVAVSDTYDTVFLAVIGIGRLDVTGTASARVIRTFGGVER; from the coding sequence ATGACGATCCCGTCCCAGCTCCGCGACGACGAGCGCGGGTCCGTCAGTGCCTGGGCGGTCCTCGCCGCCGTCGGGATGGTCCTGCTCGTCGGCCTCGTCGTCGACCTCGGAGGTCAGCTCACCGTCCAGCAGCATGCGCGCGCCGTCGCCGCGCAGGCGGCTCGAGCGGGGAGCGAACGGCTCGACGCACCCCAGGCGATCCTGGGGCGCAGCGCGTCGGTCGACGTCGGCGCCGCGAAGGCAGCGGCGCGCGGCTACCTGGAGGCCGCCGGCGTCAGCGGGACGGTGACTGTCCGCGACGGCACCACCGTGACGGTCGCAGTCAGCGACACCTACGACACCGTCTTCCTGGCCGTCATCGGCATCGGCCGGCTCGACGTCACCGGGACCGCCAGTGCCCGCGTGATCCGAACGTTCGGAGGAGTGGAACGATGA
- a CDS encoding conjugal transfer protein TrbL: protein MSICDVILVCRAARAGVDTVKDGATNLFVSGIQWLADGVAGVASFLLERVWLVFEATTFVDVTSDRFTRVYAILFGIAAFVMVGFFLLQVIGAMIRREPAALSRAALGLGKSVLGSFVALTLIATALEIVDRLCLAVIDVAGTTTERMGDRLNLLTGTVGVSVVGGPAVTLLLALFLGGLAVAAAFIVWLTLLVRKALLLVAVVFAPLALSGASWDATRGWVSRWAQFVVALIVSKLVMVVIFLLAASQVSAPIDADLASIADPLAGIVLLLVAGFAPYLTYKAISFMGVDFYHAMSTEQEAKQALNRPVPVPPTPMRRTPPRVLSSVGGNGAGGAVPPPPARSYAAGPGNGFGQGGGSGAGGGSAGAAAGRGAGLVHGAGGGAASSAAGAGAAGAATGGAAVAAVALKETATAGPHLGAAVGQQASSQADGTQERGERR, encoded by the coding sequence ATGTCCATCTGCGACGTCATCCTCGTGTGCCGGGCCGCGCGCGCCGGCGTCGACACCGTCAAGGACGGCGCGACCAACCTCTTCGTCAGCGGCATCCAGTGGCTCGCCGACGGCGTCGCCGGCGTCGCCTCGTTCCTCCTGGAACGGGTCTGGCTCGTGTTCGAGGCGACGACGTTCGTCGACGTCACCTCCGACCGCTTCACGCGCGTGTACGCGATCCTGTTCGGGATCGCGGCGTTCGTGATGGTCGGATTCTTCCTGCTCCAGGTGATCGGCGCCATGATCCGCCGCGAGCCAGCCGCCCTGTCGCGTGCGGCGCTCGGGCTCGGCAAGTCGGTCCTCGGGTCGTTCGTCGCGTTGACACTGATCGCGACCGCGTTGGAGATCGTCGACCGCCTCTGCCTCGCCGTCATCGACGTCGCCGGCACGACGACCGAGCGTATGGGCGACCGGCTCAACCTGCTCACCGGAACGGTCGGGGTCTCCGTCGTCGGCGGACCCGCCGTCACGCTGCTGCTCGCGCTGTTCCTCGGCGGGCTCGCCGTCGCCGCGGCGTTCATCGTCTGGCTGACCCTCCTGGTCCGCAAGGCGCTGCTGCTCGTCGCCGTCGTGTTCGCACCGCTCGCCCTGTCCGGGGCGTCGTGGGACGCGACCCGCGGCTGGGTGTCGCGATGGGCGCAGTTCGTCGTCGCGCTCATCGTGTCCAAGCTCGTCATGGTCGTGATCTTCCTGCTCGCCGCATCCCAGGTCTCAGCGCCCATCGACGCCGACCTCGCCTCGATCGCCGACCCGCTCGCCGGGATCGTGCTGCTCCTCGTCGCCGGGTTCGCTCCCTACCTGACCTACAAGGCGATCAGCTTCATGGGCGTGGACTTCTACCACGCGATGAGCACCGAGCAGGAGGCCAAGCAGGCCCTCAACAGGCCCGTGCCCGTGCCGCCCACCCCGATGCGTCGCACGCCGCCCCGGGTGCTCTCGTCGGTCGGCGGCAACGGCGCGGGCGGGGCCGTTCCTCCACCGCCCGCGCGGTCGTATGCGGCGGGGCCCGGCAATGGGTTCGGCCAAGGCGGTGGGTCAGGTGCCGGTGGCGGCTCGGCGGGTGCTGCTGCGGGTCGCGGCGCTGGCCTGGTGCACGGCGCTGGTGGCGGCGCGGCCTCTTCGGCTGCCGGCGCCGGTGCGGCAGGCGCGGCAACCGGCGGCGCGGCGGTCGCCGCGGTCGCGCTCAAGGAGACCGCGACGGCCGGGCCACACCTCGGCGCCGCCGTCGGACAGCAAGCCAGCAGCCAGGCCGACGGCACCCAGGAGCGAGGAGAACGACGATGA
- a CDS encoding TadE/TadG family type IV pilus assembly protein, giving the protein MTRLLRLLRGHDERGSSSVEAAIIIPAFVLFLGLVIFAGRTALAHQAVQAAAYDAARAASLERAPSVAQSAAADAAAQTLANRELRCSSTGVDVETSALGAPLGEYGTVTVEVTCVVDIGDLAVPGVPGSTTVTASMSSPVDAHRERP; this is encoded by the coding sequence GTGACGCGGCTTCTCCGCCTTCTGCGCGGCCACGACGAGCGAGGCTCGTCGTCGGTGGAGGCCGCCATCATCATCCCGGCATTCGTGCTGTTCCTCGGCCTCGTCATCTTCGCCGGACGGACCGCCCTCGCACACCAGGCCGTCCAGGCCGCCGCCTACGACGCCGCCCGAGCCGCGTCGCTCGAACGGGCACCAAGCGTGGCCCAGTCCGCGGCAGCGGACGCAGCTGCGCAGACCCTCGCGAACCGCGAGCTTCGGTGCTCGAGCACCGGCGTCGACGTCGAGACGTCCGCGTTGGGCGCGCCGCTCGGCGAGTACGGAACGGTGACCGTCGAGGTGACCTGCGTCGTCGACATCGGCGATCTCGCGGTGCCCGGGGTTCCTGGGAGCACCACCGTCACTGCCTCCATGTCGTCGCCCGTCGATGCCCACCGGGAGCGACCATGA
- a CDS encoding TadE/TadG family type IV pilus assembly protein, which yields MAILLPALLITFWLGAQAALYYHARNVALAAATEGARAAAVEGGRTSDGVAAAASFVADAGGDRVVEGLDVGGDRTADRVVITVRGSSVTLVPGWSPTFEVQAVARTERLTAAAP from the coding sequence ATGGCGATCCTCCTGCCGGCGCTGCTCATCACCTTCTGGCTCGGCGCCCAGGCCGCGCTCTACTACCACGCCCGCAACGTCGCGCTCGCCGCAGCGACCGAGGGAGCGCGGGCTGCCGCCGTCGAAGGTGGGCGCACCTCGGACGGCGTCGCGGCCGCCGCCTCGTTCGTCGCCGACGCGGGAGGCGATCGCGTCGTCGAAGGCCTCGACGTCGGTGGCGATCGCACGGCGGATCGCGTGGTCATCACCGTGCGCGGGTCGAGCGTGACCCTCGTGCCGGGCTGGTCTCCCACGTTCGAGGTTCAGGCCGTCGCACGGACCGAGCGGCTGACGGCGGCGGCACCGTGA
- a CDS encoding DUF6112 family protein, translating into MFPHRILTDISITPNANGLPGIEQLRSVVGAVMTVGLILAVLALIVAAIVWAFGSNSSNPHLAGRGKTGVLVSLAAAIVCGGSVALVNFFWNVGQSV; encoded by the coding sequence ATGTTCCCGCACCGCATCCTCACCGACATCTCCATCACCCCGAACGCCAACGGGCTGCCCGGGATCGAACAGCTGCGCTCGGTCGTCGGGGCCGTCATGACCGTCGGCCTGATCCTCGCCGTCCTCGCCCTGATCGTCGCGGCGATCGTCTGGGCATTCGGGTCCAACAGCTCGAACCCCCACCTGGCCGGGCGCGGCAAGACCGGTGTGCTCGTCTCGCTCGCCGCCGCGATCGTGTGCGGCGGGTCGGTCGCGCTGGTCAACTTCTTCTGGAACGTCGGGCAGTCGGTCTGA
- a CDS encoding DUF6112 family protein has product MRTVTPDFGAVAAAGDLSAVIGALLTIALTVAVATLIVCSVTWAIAAGTGAWQVTARARTGVLVALGGAALSGGGLAWLNWLLNTGAHL; this is encoded by the coding sequence ATGAGAACCGTCACCCCCGACTTCGGCGCGGTCGCCGCGGCTGGCGACCTGTCCGCCGTCATCGGCGCCCTGCTGACCATCGCGCTCACCGTGGCGGTCGCGACCCTGATCGTCTGCTCGGTCACCTGGGCGATAGCAGCCGGCACCGGCGCCTGGCAGGTCACCGCGCGCGCCCGCACCGGCGTCCTCGTCGCCCTCGGCGGCGCAGCCCTCTCGGGCGGCGGGCTCGCGTGGCTCAACTGGCTCCTGAACACCGGCGCCCACCTGTAG
- a CDS encoding LysM peptidoglycan-binding domain-containing protein, whose protein sequence is MTFRRRAAGVAATLGILALVVGVPTLLVWAYRRLWTFTWSELWVRAQMPDDGTLVIALVQVVAWVAWAYLAWGLVLEAVYRVRGMSAPRVRGLGLSQGAARRLIDAAAMLFVVVPATPIVAAPAHAVASASTGRPAPIVATAALAAPIVERTSTPVVAPVETTPPPPATFDYTVKRNESLWKIAERNLGHGAEWTQIRDLNRDVIGDNPSFIEPGMVLRIPQTADQPPGAGGTYVVEPGDTLSAIAEEQLGDANRYPEIYAASTQTTQPDGEHLNDPDLIRPGWTLTIPGPALAEAVDETDPHAGLPQQAASSAPEPTPTPSGTASTPSGTASPGETRVPAETRRPDRGNAADAPADPTADPTAPPSPDDQPDSAEMPAWLVPGLAGAGGILAGALLLTVGARRRTAARRRETGMMLPPLPPELQATARTAAAVGQAPSEAVSHLTGMLAAVAAASPDRELPPSVVTAIIDRSDVVLTLVDDAVLPAPWDGDGTSWRAPLTATDPVECDAPYPLLVPVGSDGRGRIHLVNLERLGTLSLVGDHDHVAAFARFLAASVALNPWSARVHVYALGVLEEMADIDHLRLRYFPSGDTMGIDEANQAVADASSTSADNYLLVLTAAPGDTERNLAASIAGHPGRSPVVLVSLGAEIPGSARAEITDVGRLRIASLGIDVEAPGLTRDEAEACAAVVAATDAATSVPIPVDDAATKGWQVHANLAGALRPELVADRPVDIAAPAGESSLLPAAAAEYAATAPVTTDDVAVLAPLVREGVRATVEEDLDDLDRDIALFGKKPPRRPWIRLLGPVEAAGCGDRTAAPYRDSTRLETFAYLTLHPRGATAAELKEAGIAGNSIAQRTTELRTWLGRDPETGRQFLPNAHASPDHGKAGLVYQLEGCLCDINLFRALRVRGEARGGEGGIADLVAALGLVKGIPFAQAPGHFTWVFEGERLDHIMTIAILEVASIVIAHALATGDLATARFAAEAAHRAAPDDDQAKLDLIAVAAREGHGDTAALQMLDAIGATSEDYRSPIDPSNRTKAIIARLRTSADAR, encoded by the coding sequence ATGACCTTCCGCCGCCGTGCCGCCGGCGTCGCCGCGACCCTCGGGATCCTCGCCCTCGTCGTCGGGGTTCCGACCCTGCTCGTGTGGGCGTACCGACGTCTGTGGACGTTCACCTGGTCCGAGCTGTGGGTGCGGGCGCAGATGCCCGACGACGGCACGCTCGTCATCGCGCTCGTCCAGGTCGTCGCATGGGTGGCGTGGGCCTACCTGGCCTGGGGACTGGTGCTGGAGGCCGTCTACCGGGTGCGCGGGATGTCGGCACCGCGGGTCCGCGGGCTCGGACTGTCGCAGGGCGCGGCGCGGCGCCTCATCGACGCCGCCGCGATGCTCTTCGTCGTCGTCCCGGCCACGCCGATCGTCGCGGCGCCCGCTCACGCGGTGGCATCCGCGAGCACCGGGCGGCCTGCACCCATCGTCGCCACGGCCGCTCTCGCAGCGCCCATCGTCGAGCGGACCTCGACTCCAGTGGTTGCGCCGGTCGAAACCACACCCCCGCCGCCCGCGACGTTCGACTACACCGTCAAGCGCAACGAGTCGCTGTGGAAGATCGCCGAGCGCAACCTGGGCCACGGCGCCGAGTGGACCCAGATCCGTGACCTGAACCGCGACGTCATCGGTGACAACCCGTCCTTCATCGAACCCGGGATGGTGCTGCGGATCCCCCAGACGGCCGATCAGCCGCCAGGCGCCGGCGGAACCTACGTCGTCGAACCCGGCGACACGCTCTCGGCCATCGCCGAGGAGCAACTCGGCGACGCGAACCGGTACCCGGAGATCTACGCGGCCTCGACGCAAACGACGCAGCCCGACGGCGAACACCTCAACGACCCGGACCTCATACGGCCCGGCTGGACACTCACGATCCCCGGCCCGGCGCTGGCTGAGGCCGTCGACGAGACCGATCCTCACGCCGGACTCCCGCAGCAGGCAGCCTCCTCGGCGCCGGAGCCGACTCCGACACCGTCGGGCACGGCATCGACGCCGTCGGGCACGGCATCGCCCGGCGAGACCCGCGTGCCTGCCGAGACTCGGAGGCCCGATCGTGGGAACGCCGCGGATGCCCCAGCCGACCCGACGGCCGATCCCACCGCACCACCGTCGCCGGACGACCAGCCCGACAGCGCCGAGATGCCTGCATGGCTCGTGCCCGGTCTCGCTGGCGCGGGCGGGATCCTTGCCGGAGCTCTGCTGCTGACCGTCGGCGCACGCCGCCGCACCGCCGCCCGGAGACGCGAGACCGGCATGATGCTCCCGCCGCTCCCGCCCGAGCTGCAGGCCACGGCGCGGACGGCGGCCGCCGTCGGGCAGGCACCGTCGGAAGCCGTGTCGCACCTGACCGGCATGCTCGCCGCGGTCGCCGCCGCGTCCCCCGACCGGGAGCTCCCGCCCAGCGTGGTGACGGCGATCATCGATAGAAGCGACGTCGTGCTGACGCTCGTGGACGATGCCGTCCTCCCGGCGCCGTGGGATGGCGACGGCACGTCCTGGCGGGCGCCGCTCACCGCGACCGATCCCGTGGAGTGCGATGCCCCATACCCGCTGCTGGTCCCGGTCGGCTCCGATGGCCGGGGCCGCATCCACCTCGTCAACCTCGAGCGCCTCGGGACGTTGAGCCTCGTCGGCGACCATGACCATGTCGCAGCGTTCGCCCGGTTCCTGGCAGCGTCCGTGGCGCTCAACCCGTGGTCCGCACGAGTCCACGTCTACGCACTCGGCGTTCTCGAGGAGATGGCGGACATCGATCACCTCCGCCTGCGGTACTTCCCCTCGGGCGACACCATGGGCATCGACGAGGCGAACCAGGCCGTCGCTGATGCGAGCAGCACGTCCGCGGACAACTACCTTCTGGTCCTGACCGCCGCACCGGGCGACACCGAGCGCAACCTCGCGGCATCGATCGCCGGGCACCCCGGTCGCTCACCGGTCGTGCTCGTCTCCCTCGGCGCCGAGATCCCCGGCTCTGCACGCGCTGAGATCACCGATGTCGGCCGGCTGCGCATCGCCAGCCTCGGGATCGACGTCGAGGCGCCGGGCCTCACCCGGGACGAGGCCGAAGCATGCGCCGCGGTCGTCGCGGCGACCGATGCTGCGACGAGCGTGCCCATCCCCGTGGACGACGCCGCGACCAAGGGCTGGCAGGTGCACGCGAACCTGGCCGGTGCGCTGCGGCCCGAACTCGTTGCCGACCGTCCCGTCGACATCGCTGCGCCCGCCGGCGAGTCATCCCTACTCCCCGCCGCAGCGGCCGAGTACGCGGCCACGGCACCCGTCACGACTGACGACGTCGCGGTGCTCGCACCGCTCGTGCGCGAGGGAGTCCGGGCCACCGTCGAGGAAGACCTCGACGACCTCGACCGCGACATCGCGCTGTTCGGGAAGAAGCCGCCGCGCCGCCCCTGGATCCGCCTCCTCGGGCCCGTCGAAGCGGCCGGGTGCGGTGACCGGACCGCCGCCCCGTACCGCGACAGCACACGACTCGAGACCTTCGCCTACCTCACACTCCACCCACGAGGAGCCACCGCCGCCGAGCTGAAAGAAGCCGGCATCGCGGGCAACAGCATCGCCCAACGGACAACCGAGCTCAGGACATGGCTCGGCCGGGACCCGGAGACGGGACGGCAGTTCCTCCCGAACGCCCACGCCTCGCCCGACCACGGCAAGGCCGGGCTCGTCTACCAGCTCGAAGGCTGCCTCTGCGACATCAACCTCTTCCGAGCCCTCCGGGTCCGCGGCGAGGCACGCGGCGGGGAGGGAGGGATCGCGGACCTCGTCGCTGCACTCGGACTCGTCAAGGGCATCCCGTTCGCACAAGCGCCCGGCCACTTCACCTGGGTGTTCGAAGGCGAACGGCTGGACCACATCATGACCATCGCCATTCTCGAAGTCGCATCCATCGTCATCGCACACGCCCTGGCCACCGGCGACCTCGCGACCGCGCGGTTCGCCGCCGAAGCCGCACACCGGGCCGCACCCGACGACGACCAGGCCAAGCTCGACCTCATCGCCGTCGCCGCCCGCGAGGGCCACGGCGATACCGCAGCGCTCCAGATGCTCGACGCCATCGGAGCGACATCAGAGGACTACCGAAGCCCCATCGACCCGTCCAACCGGACGAAGGCAATCATCGCCCGGCTTAGGACGTCAGCTGACGCACGCTAA